A genomic stretch from Oleomonas cavernae includes:
- a CDS encoding ComEC/Rec2 family competence protein codes for MFRQSLAAFLDAVLAERERWSLWLPVGLGTGVGSYLALPVEPPWWLAPAILGAVLAGIVFSRRTPGLRLALIALAAVAGGFVAINLRVLTVATPVVTARQGPVLVEGRIVELEARPGERPRLVLAQPAIAGGAVAPAPRRLRLSLDPDMATQGFGPGDMLRVKAILLPPPGPAMPGAPDHGRSMWFEGIGAVGYAVAAPERLEAADAGSLARWRHRLALRIGQGLAAPEGAIAAALMVGERGAIPEATEENWRAAGISHILSISGLHLGLAAGLVMFGLRFALAAIAPISLRRPVKKWAAAIAILSAGAYMVVAGMDVPAQRSFIMTAIVLLAVMVDRLAITLRLVALAAAAILLIEPEALMTPGFGMSFASVTGLVAGFEVLRPRIGAWRATSGDGWMQRILLALGTILVSSVIATVATAPFAIAHFGRLSLYGLGANLIAVPITAFVIMPGIVVAAVLMPLGLEAPALYVVGQGIAAVDWVARAVAQLPGAALAVPAMGQGALVLFVLAGLCLCLWRGRLRLTALPLLAAAAVAWAVDIGDPPVLLAHEEGRAVAAPAGDRLRLLPPGSPGFVVEQWTERLGLLEAQILARESACRDGLCRMDLADGRSVVVIARATDTLPCATIVIAPRTSLPRRWDCEGLKLVIDRERLARTGSFVVEAGEGDRLRLISVEQTRGLRPWTPAYWLGEH; via the coding sequence GCGGCTGGCGCTGATCGCACTGGCCGCCGTCGCCGGCGGCTTTGTCGCCATCAATCTGCGCGTGCTGACGGTCGCAACGCCGGTGGTAACGGCGAGGCAAGGGCCGGTTCTCGTCGAGGGGCGGATCGTCGAACTCGAAGCGCGCCCGGGCGAGCGGCCGCGGCTGGTCCTGGCCCAGCCCGCCATTGCAGGGGGCGCCGTTGCCCCGGCGCCCCGGCGTTTGCGCCTGTCGCTGGACCCCGACATGGCGACCCAGGGGTTCGGCCCGGGCGATATGCTGAGGGTCAAGGCCATTCTGCTGCCGCCGCCCGGTCCCGCCATGCCCGGGGCGCCCGACCATGGCCGCTCGATGTGGTTCGAGGGCATCGGCGCGGTTGGTTACGCGGTGGCCGCGCCCGAGCGGCTCGAGGCGGCCGACGCCGGCTCGCTCGCCCGGTGGCGGCATCGCCTGGCGCTGCGCATCGGCCAGGGCTTGGCGGCGCCCGAGGGTGCCATTGCCGCGGCCTTGATGGTGGGCGAGCGCGGGGCGATCCCGGAAGCGACCGAGGAGAACTGGCGGGCTGCGGGGATCTCGCACATCCTCTCGATCTCGGGCCTGCATCTGGGCCTGGCGGCGGGCCTCGTCATGTTCGGGCTGCGCTTCGCCCTGGCGGCGATCGCGCCGATCTCGCTGCGCCGGCCGGTGAAGAAATGGGCGGCGGCCATCGCCATCCTCTCGGCCGGGGCCTACATGGTCGTCGCCGGCATGGATGTGCCGGCCCAACGCTCGTTCATCATGACGGCGATCGTGCTGCTGGCGGTGATGGTCGACCGGCTGGCCATCACCCTGCGCCTGGTCGCCCTGGCCGCGGCGGCGATTCTGCTGATCGAGCCTGAAGCACTGATGACACCGGGCTTTGGCATGTCCTTCGCCTCGGTAACCGGGCTGGTCGCCGGCTTCGAGGTGCTGCGGCCCCGGATCGGCGCCTGGCGTGCCACCTCGGGCGACGGCTGGATGCAGCGCATCCTGCTGGCGCTTGGCACGATCCTGGTCTCGAGCGTGATTGCGACGGTGGCGACGGCGCCCTTTGCCATCGCCCATTTCGGCCGCCTGTCGCTCTACGGCCTGGGGGCGAACCTGATCGCCGTGCCGATCACGGCCTTCGTCATCATGCCGGGTATCGTCGTGGCGGCGGTGCTGATGCCGCTGGGGCTCGAGGCGCCGGCGCTCTATGTCGTGGGGCAGGGGATCGCCGCCGTGGACTGGGTGGCGCGGGCAGTGGCCCAGTTGCCGGGGGCCGCCCTGGCGGTGCCGGCCATGGGCCAGGGTGCCCTGGTGCTGTTCGTGCTCGCCGGGCTTTGCCTTTGTCTGTGGCGGGGCCGCCTGCGCCTGACCGCCTTGCCCCTGCTGGCGGCCGCGGCGGTGGCCTGGGCCGTGGACATCGGCGATCCGCCTGTGCTGCTGGCGCATGAGGAAGGCCGGGCGGTGGCGGCACCGGCGGGGGATCGGCTGCGCCTCCTGCCGCCGGGAAGCCCGGGTTTCGTCGTGGAGCAATGGACGGAGCGCCTGGGACTGCTCGAGGCGCAGATCCTGGCGCGCGAGTCCGCTTGCCGGGACGGCTTGTGCCGAATGGATCTCGCGGACGGCCGCAGCGTCGTGGTGATCGCGCGCGCCACCGACACACTGCCCTGCGCGACCATCGTCATCGCCCCAAGGACCTCGCTGCCCCGCCGATGGGACTGCGAGGGCCTGAAACTGGTGATCGACCGCGAGCGGTTGGCGCGCACCGGCAGCTTCGTGGTCGAGGCCGGCGAGGGCGACCGCTTGCGCCTGATCAGCGTCGAGCAAACCCGCGGCCTGCGACCATGGACCCCGGCCTATTGGTTGGGCGAACATTGA